A stretch of Desulfobacter hydrogenophilus DNA encodes these proteins:
- a CDS encoding TA system antitoxin ParD family protein, giving the protein MATAVRVSGDLVTEAKIYSKVDKRSITGQIEHWARIGKCAEENPDLTYNAIKNILIGVAELDQGEYSEYQFG; this is encoded by the coding sequence ATGGCGACAGCAGTAAGAGTGTCCGGTGATCTTGTAACTGAGGCTAAAATTTATAGCAAAGTTGACAAACGATCAATCACTGGACAGATAGAACATTGGGCGAGGATTGGTAAGTGCGCAGAAGAAAACCCTGATCTCACTTATAATGCTATCAAAAATATTTTAATTGGGGTTGCAGAATTAGATCAAGGCGAATACTCAGAATACCAATTCGGATAA
- a CDS encoding type II toxin-antitoxin system RelE/ParE family toxin, which translates to MRIFQSRSFAKKVKKLNKNEKSILDDQIKSIIENPGIGDEKKGELRGIFVSKFKIKTIQYLLAYRIVDENLELILLGPHENYYRDLKKSI; encoded by the coding sequence ATGCGAATTTTCCAGTCAAGATCCTTTGCTAAAAAAGTTAAGAAACTCAATAAAAATGAAAAATCCATATTGGATGATCAGATCAAATCAATAATTGAGAACCCGGGTATTGGAGATGAGAAGAAAGGAGAGCTGCGGGGAATATTTGTTAGCAAGTTCAAAATTAAAACGATTCAATATCTTTTAGCGTATCGCATCGTTGATGAAAACCTTGAATTGATTTTACTCGGCCCTCATGAAAACTATTATAGAGATCTGAAAAAATCTATTTGA